The Nostoc sp. 'Lobaria pulmonaria (5183) cyanobiont' genome window below encodes:
- a CDS encoding glycoside hydrolase family 3 N-terminal domain-containing protein, whose translation MGVSQELKRFGHHLILGISGTTLSDDDKRALNELKPIGVIFFAKNFLDGTPYQVWLESFKDLNRQIREYTERDSMFMTLDHEGGRVIRTPPPITRFPHALLLRSHAYEVAKATAVELKSLGINLSWAPVADIFSHPDNPVIGSRAFGNTPETATQGARDYYFGLRDLGILGCAKHFPGHGDTSKDSHIELPILNLTLEDLRLRELIPFRALIEVQIPLMMTVHILFPKIDPDVPGTLSQAILKTILREELGFEGVVVSDDLDMKAISDMFMKAGTVARSFNAGCDLFIVSRNINSSSIERTYRIAEDFADSLNNGSLDETVVEAARERIEKLLAVTPQYPIHALDKDVLSQHAQLAIASCYS comes from the coding sequence ATGGGTGTATCGCAGGAGCTAAAGCGCTTTGGACATCACCTGATTTTAGGTATTTCCGGAACTACATTAAGTGATGACGATAAACGCGCACTCAATGAATTGAAACCGATTGGTGTGATATTTTTTGCCAAGAACTTTTTGGATGGCACCCCATATCAGGTTTGGCTGGAAAGCTTCAAGGATTTAAATAGGCAGATACGAGAATATACTGAACGTGATTCTATGTTCATGACTCTCGATCATGAAGGAGGTCGTGTAATTCGTACACCACCGCCAATTACCCGCTTTCCTCATGCCTTATTACTGCGATCGCACGCTTATGAAGTAGCAAAAGCCACAGCAGTAGAACTAAAATCATTGGGAATCAATTTATCTTGGGCACCAGTAGCTGATATTTTTTCCCATCCTGACAACCCCGTGATTGGGTCTCGCGCCTTTGGTAACACTCCCGAAACTGCTACTCAAGGTGCGCGTGACTATTACTTTGGACTTCGAGATTTAGGAATTTTGGGATGCGCCAAACACTTTCCGGGACATGGAGACACCAGCAAGGACTCTCACATTGAGTTACCAATACTGAATTTAACTCTAGAAGACCTGCGACTTCGAGAACTTATACCCTTCAGAGCTTTAATCGAAGTCCAGATTCCTTTGATGATGACTGTCCATATCTTATTTCCCAAGATAGATCCTGATGTGCCAGGAACGCTTTCCCAGGCTATCCTCAAAACTATACTTAGAGAGGAACTTGGCTTCGAGGGAGTGGTTGTATCTGATGACTTGGATATGAAAGCGATCTCAGATATGTTTATGAAAGCTGGTACTGTGGCGCGGTCATTTAATGCAGGCTGCGATCTGTTTATTGTGTCACGTAATATTAATTCATCATCTATTGAAAGAACTTATCGGATTGCTGAAGATTTTGCTGATTCGCTTAATAACGGCAGCTTAGATGAAACAGTGGTAGAAGCAGCTAGAGAAAGAATTGAGAAACTACTGGCAGTAACACCGCAATATCCCATACATGCCTTGGATAAAGATGTATTATCGCAACATGCTCAACTAGCGATCGCGAGTTGCTACTCATAA
- the pds gene encoding 15-cis-phytoene desaturase yields MRVAIAGAGLAGLSCAKYLTDAGHTPIVLERRDVLGGKVAAWKDADGDWYETGLHIFFGAYPNMLQLFKELDIEDRLQWKEHTMIFNQPDAPGTYSRFDFPNLPAPINGIVAILRNNDMLTWPEKIRFGIGLLPAMIQGQKYVEEMDKYSWTDWLRKHNIPERVNKEVFIAMAKSLNFIGPDEISATILLTALNRFLQEKKGSKMAFLDGSPTERLCQPIVDYITERGGEVRLNAPLKEILLNADGSVKGYLIRGLNGDEDEVFTADLYVSAMPVDPLKVILPAPWKEMEFFQKLEGLEGVPVINVHLWFDRKLTQIDHLLFSRSPLLSVYADMSNTCREYANPDRSMLELVLAPAKDWIAKSDEEIVAATIAELEKLFPDHFGVDNPATLLKSHVVKTPRSVYKATPGRQQYRPSQITPISNFYLSGDYTMQRYLASMEGAVLSGKLTAQAISEALPVANSSNLQTLTRPPATNAATA; encoded by the coding sequence ATGCGAGTAGCGATCGCGGGAGCGGGACTAGCAGGACTTTCCTGCGCGAAATATCTTACAGACGCAGGTCACACACCCATTGTCTTGGAACGTCGAGACGTTCTAGGCGGTAAAGTGGCCGCGTGGAAAGATGCTGATGGAGACTGGTACGAAACAGGTCTGCACATCTTTTTTGGCGCATATCCTAATATGTTGCAGTTATTCAAAGAACTGGACATTGAAGATCGATTGCAGTGGAAAGAACACACAATGATCTTCAACCAGCCGGATGCACCAGGTACTTACAGTCGCTTTGATTTCCCAAATTTGCCAGCACCGATTAATGGTATAGTGGCAATTCTGCGAAACAACGACATGCTGACATGGCCAGAAAAAATCCGCTTTGGCATCGGGTTATTGCCAGCCATGATTCAAGGGCAAAAGTACGTTGAAGAAATGGACAAATATTCCTGGACAGATTGGCTGCGTAAACACAACATTCCAGAACGGGTCAATAAAGAAGTTTTTATTGCCATGGCCAAATCGCTGAACTTCATCGGCCCAGATGAAATTTCGGCAACCATTCTTTTAACTGCCCTCAATCGTTTCCTCCAGGAAAAAAAAGGCTCGAAAATGGCCTTTTTGGATGGTTCGCCAACAGAACGATTGTGTCAGCCCATAGTGGATTACATCACCGAACGCGGTGGAGAAGTCCGCTTGAATGCCCCTTTAAAAGAGATTTTGCTAAACGCCGATGGTAGCGTGAAAGGATACTTGATTCGGGGGTTGAATGGGGACGAAGATGAAGTTTTCACGGCGGATTTGTATGTATCTGCCATGCCGGTTGACCCTCTAAAGGTGATTTTGCCAGCACCTTGGAAAGAAATGGAGTTTTTCCAAAAGCTAGAAGGGTTGGAAGGCGTGCCTGTGATTAACGTACATTTGTGGTTCGATCGTAAACTTACGCAAATTGATCACTTGCTATTCTCGCGATCGCCCCTCCTAAGCGTTTATGCTGATATGAGCAATACCTGCCGTGAATACGCCAACCCCGATCGCTCGATGCTGGAATTGGTTCTAGCCCCGGCAAAAGATTGGATTGCCAAATCCGATGAGGAGATTGTGGCTGCAACTATTGCCGAGTTAGAAAAACTCTTCCCCGACCATTTTGGGGTAGACAATCCAGCAACATTGCTGAAATCTCATGTGGTGAAAACGCCCCGTTCAGTTTACAAAGCGACCCCTGGTCGTCAACAGTACCGTCCCTCGCAAATAACCCCCATTAGTAATTTCTATCTCAGCGGGGATTACACCATGCAACGCTACTTAGCCAGTATGGAAGGTGCCGTACTTTCTGGTAAGCTGACAGCGCAGGCGATTTCTGAGGCCCTCCCGGTAGCAAATTCCTCAAACCTGCAAACGCTCACCCGACCGCCCGCAACGAATGCTGCAACTGCCTGA
- a CDS encoding alr0857 family protein: protein MLKLTYTESSFDLECVTLSLEEWVAQRVILALRVGQGLCIEPTTASFLLPVDLPGVEVLRAEVKRDDREIIALCACDAEYMEVTLRGSWLSACSKDSVGVFVTTISDRAEFFLQKLWQEAQSCASVMSE, encoded by the coding sequence ATGCTGAAATTAACTTACACTGAAAGCAGTTTTGATTTGGAATGTGTCACTCTGTCGCTAGAAGAATGGGTAGCGCAGCGAGTGATTTTAGCCCTGCGAGTTGGGCAAGGTTTGTGCATTGAACCCACTACCGCTTCCTTTTTGCTTCCTGTTGATTTGCCAGGAGTAGAAGTATTGAGGGCTGAGGTAAAAAGAGATGACAGAGAAATCATTGCCCTCTGTGCGTGCGATGCCGAATATATGGAAGTCACGCTGCGGGGTTCTTGGCTATCAGCTTGTTCTAAGGATTCTGTCGGTGTGTTTGTCACCACTATCAGCGATCGCGCTGAGTTCTTTTTGCAGAAACTTTGGCAGGAAGCTCAATCTTGTGCTTCTGTGATGAGTGAATAA
- a CDS encoding polysaccharide deacetylase family protein, which produces MTDNHLKRQKIISFVAIASSITACSIVPGISPQSGLNHPLRKIHTALQDPAKSQINAQLPPSAKVENPTFTVPAKFQGKTVYQVHPRNNEKIIALGIDDGPWPKTTLEMLDILKQNDVKATFFWVGQALQANPDLAKREVAEGYAIGNHTWHHWYRRMDEATAKSEIDRTADLIYKTTGVKTSLFRPPGGFLNNGLAAYAKSEKDAVIMWSVTSADTDPHAKPQAFVNNVLKGAKPGSIVLMHDGGGDRHRTVEALPQIISGLKQQGYRFVTIPELLKMAQ; this is translated from the coding sequence GTGACAGACAACCACCTGAAGCGACAAAAGATAATTAGTTTTGTCGCGATCGCCTCTAGTATTACAGCTTGTAGTATTGTTCCAGGTATCTCCCCACAATCGGGATTGAACCACCCACTAAGGAAAATTCATACTGCACTTCAAGATCCAGCAAAGAGCCAAATTAATGCCCAGCTACCACCATCAGCCAAAGTAGAAAACCCTACCTTTACAGTCCCAGCTAAATTTCAGGGAAAAACAGTTTATCAGGTGCATCCCAGAAATAACGAGAAGATTATTGCTCTAGGCATTGATGATGGTCCCTGGCCGAAGACAACTCTAGAAATGCTGGATATTCTGAAGCAAAATGATGTTAAGGCGACATTCTTTTGGGTAGGACAAGCCTTGCAAGCAAATCCTGACTTAGCCAAGCGTGAGGTAGCCGAAGGATACGCCATTGGCAACCATACTTGGCATCATTGGTATCGGCGAATGGATGAAGCCACAGCCAAAAGTGAAATCGATCGCACAGCCGATCTGATATACAAAACTACAGGAGTTAAAACGTCTCTGTTTCGTCCTCCTGGAGGCTTTTTAAACAATGGACTAGCCGCTTACGCCAAAAGCGAGAAGGACGCTGTAATTATGTGGTCAGTAACTTCAGCTGATACCGATCCTCACGCCAAACCACAAGCATTTGTAAATAATGTCCTGAAAGGCGCGAAACCTGGTTCTATTGTTTTAATGCATGATGGTGGTGGCGATCGCCACAGAACTGTAGAAGCTTTGCCACAAATCATCAGTGGACTCAAACAGCAAGGCTACCGATTTGTGACAATTCCTGAACTACTAAAAATGGCGCAATAA
- a CDS encoding HNH endonuclease has product MQVLEQSVVVFSQNYLPLCRVNIKRAIVLLVTNKAQPLGFTTESGWQVHSPSLVIDVPKHIRLTITSNERMWKVPPVNRREVLRRDHHSCQYCGNGKHLTLDHVMPRSKGGSHTWDNVVAACERCNSRKGDRTLFEAGMQLRTKPKAPIHPAISFAEQFWIDMQANLE; this is encoded by the coding sequence ATGCAAGTGTTAGAGCAATCTGTGGTGGTGTTTTCTCAAAATTACTTGCCACTATGTCGGGTGAATATCAAGCGGGCGATTGTGCTGTTAGTAACCAACAAGGCGCAACCGCTGGGTTTTACCACAGAAAGCGGATGGCAAGTTCACTCACCCAGTTTGGTAATTGATGTGCCAAAACATATTCGCTTGACAATCACTTCTAATGAGCGGATGTGGAAAGTTCCGCCAGTCAATCGGCGGGAAGTATTACGACGAGACCATCACAGTTGCCAATATTGCGGCAACGGCAAACATCTAACGCTAGATCATGTGATGCCGCGTTCTAAAGGCGGTTCTCACACTTGGGATAACGTAGTCGCAGCTTGTGAAAGATGTAACTCCCGTAAAGGCGATCGCACTTTGTTTGAAGCTGGTATGCAACTGCGTACCAAACCAAAAGCGCCAATCCACCCCGCGATTTCTTTTGCTGAACAGTTTTGGATAGATATGCAAGCAAACCTGGAATAA
- a CDS encoding GAF domain-containing protein, producing MKKPLSSPPHYVDDIDRLQPYQVKLMQHQEEPARELVQKINQIIANSSTTALMLQEIAQLLGVAFKVDCCCLVSVTGETTEEAITTNWCADEYLGLPHSEEMVSMEQLLMHLPVLQCAAEPLTIEDISLIHNSLVIGCQYLPLAIEAVLAIPTRFGGNNNGVINLIKSQPYEWSESEKQLLKEVESACAIAFFRVAQAQLIAHQEQSLQKSKQHESLIKQLTILSRSNLKLNQMLQVVIDSTTESLQADRGLLILLKYIDPLYRTQAKKQIPKAKASVIAEWPHTETQNSGTSKLDTLAQSFLISDCGLCQRALLNPGKPVIFDNYTEQNDTSTATPLLAVEKFPTVLLMALESQGTILGFLVLQQAVTRSWQPAELNIVEMVCAQVSNAIIQSKRFEKFQSAVDERAATVQSSQELQAKLHERTRQYVEQLQKLNELKDEFMSNMSDRLRYPLTNMLMSIKNLRLPGITPERQGIYLNILEQECSKEINLINDLLTLQELELQSKALQLESIDLNTRIQDIAASFEKKLAEKGLKISVDLPEESLKLQTELESFDRILQELLTNACKYSEPDTIVHLEAAHRVDQQIDQVIMKVTNTGRAISEEEATYIFDKFRRGRGRGSWTPGTGLGLALVKSLVQHLNGAIAVESLLISDSEQSEICFTLTLPQFSDESKP from the coding sequence ATGAAAAAGCCTTTATCATCGCCGCCACATTACGTAGATGACATAGACCGACTACAACCTTACCAAGTCAAACTGATGCAGCATCAGGAAGAACCTGCCCGCGAGTTGGTACAAAAGATTAACCAAATTATTGCTAATAGCTCTACTACGGCTTTGATGCTGCAAGAGATAGCCCAATTGCTCGGAGTTGCTTTTAAAGTAGATTGCTGCTGCTTGGTTTCAGTAACGGGTGAGACAACCGAGGAAGCGATTACTACTAATTGGTGTGCTGATGAGTATCTAGGGTTGCCACACTCAGAAGAGATGGTTTCGATGGAACAGTTACTTATGCACTTGCCAGTGCTGCAATGTGCTGCTGAACCATTGACTATTGAAGACATTTCCTTGATTCACAACAGTCTGGTAATTGGTTGTCAATATTTGCCACTAGCCATAGAAGCAGTTTTGGCAATTCCAACTCGGTTTGGTGGCAATAATAATGGAGTGATTAATCTGATTAAATCCCAACCTTATGAATGGAGTGAATCAGAAAAACAATTGCTCAAAGAAGTGGAGTCGGCTTGCGCGATCGCTTTTTTTCGCGTGGCACAAGCCCAGCTAATTGCTCATCAAGAGCAGTCCCTGCAAAAGAGCAAGCAGCATGAAAGTTTGATCAAGCAATTAACCATATTGAGTCGTAGCAACTTGAAGCTTAATCAAATGTTGCAGGTAGTTATCGACTCTACTACCGAATCTCTACAGGCAGATCGGGGTTTGCTGATATTACTGAAATATATAGATCCACTATATAGGACTCAAGCTAAAAAACAAATCCCCAAAGCGAAAGCTAGTGTAATTGCTGAATGGCCGCATACAGAAACACAAAATTCTGGCACTAGTAAACTAGACACCTTAGCTCAGTCTTTCTTGATTTCAGACTGTGGTTTATGCCAGCGTGCCTTGCTAAACCCAGGAAAACCAGTAATCTTTGATAATTATACAGAGCAAAATGATACCTCAACAGCTACTCCATTATTGGCAGTAGAGAAATTTCCGACGGTGCTGTTAATGGCATTAGAAAGTCAAGGTACAATTTTAGGATTTTTGGTGCTACAGCAAGCTGTGACTCGCAGTTGGCAACCAGCAGAATTAAATATTGTAGAAATGGTTTGTGCTCAAGTGAGTAACGCCATAATTCAGTCAAAAAGATTCGAAAAATTCCAAAGTGCGGTAGATGAGCGGGCAGCCACAGTCCAGAGCAGTCAGGAACTCCAGGCAAAATTGCATGAAAGAACACGGCAGTATGTCGAGCAGCTACAGAAACTCAATGAACTCAAAGATGAATTTATGAGCAACATGAGCGATCGCCTACGCTACCCTTTGACAAATATGCTGATGTCAATAAAAAACTTGCGTTTGCCAGGAATAACACCAGAGCGTCAGGGTATATATCTCAATATTCTTGAACAAGAATGTTCCAAGGAAATCAACTTGATTAATGACTTGTTGACCCTCCAAGAGCTAGAGTTACAGAGCAAAGCCCTGCAATTAGAATCTATAGATTTAAATACTAGAATTCAGGATATAGCAGCATCTTTTGAGAAAAAACTTGCGGAAAAGGGATTAAAGATTTCTGTAGATTTGCCGGAGGAATCGCTCAAACTGCAAACTGAACTGGAGAGCTTTGACCGCATCCTGCAAGAATTATTAACTAATGCCTGTAAATACTCAGAGCCTGATACAATAGTTCACCTTGAAGCTGCTCACCGAGTCGATCAACAAATCGATCAAGTTATCATGAAGGTGACGAATACAGGACGTGCCATCTCAGAAGAAGAAGCGACCTACATCTTTGATAAGTTCCGTCGTGGAAGAGGAAGAGGGAGTTGGACTCCAGGGACTGGCTTGGGACTTGCTTTAGTCAAGTCTTTAGTGCAGCATTTGAATGGAGCGATCGCTGTTGAAAGTCTCCTAATTTCGGATTCTGAACAGAGCGAAATTTGCTTCACCTTGACTCTGCCCCAATTTTCTGACGAAAGCAAACCATAA
- a CDS encoding SRPBCC family protein has product MTKKQNTTENPNLQSPTDDTNLEGDLPAKVEVQIEKIAERQRQISAKVQIPHPVEQIWKVLTNYEALPDFIPNLAKSYLIEHPNGGIRLEQVGSQRLLNFNFCARVVLDLEECFPKAINFRMVEGDFKGFSGSWCLEPYSFGEYLGTNLSYTIQVWPKLTMPVGIIENRLSKDLRLNLLAIHQRVEELASKKPYA; this is encoded by the coding sequence GTGACTAAAAAACAGAACACAACAGAGAACCCTAATTTGCAGTCTCCTACTGATGACACCAACCTAGAAGGGGATTTGCCTGCTAAGGTAGAAGTTCAAATTGAGAAAATAGCAGAGCGACAGCGGCAAATCAGTGCTAAAGTCCAAATTCCCCACCCAGTGGAGCAAATCTGGAAGGTTCTGACAAATTATGAAGCCTTACCTGACTTCATCCCCAACCTCGCCAAGAGTTATCTAATCGAGCATCCCAATGGTGGAATTCGACTGGAGCAAGTAGGCTCCCAACGCTTACTAAATTTCAACTTTTGTGCGCGGGTAGTTCTAGATTTAGAAGAATGCTTCCCTAAAGCAATTAATTTCCGCATGGTAGAGGGAGATTTTAAAGGCTTTTCTGGTAGCTGGTGCTTAGAGCCTTATTCTTTCGGTGAGTATCTAGGAACAAATCTGTCCTACACAATTCAAGTTTGGCCTAAACTCACTATGCCAGTGGGGATTATTGAAAATCGCCTGAGCAAAGATTTGCGGTTAAATCTTTTGGCTATTCACCAACGTGTAGAAGAACTAGCCAGCAAAAAACCGTATGCATAA
- a CDS encoding ABC transporter substrate-binding protein — translation MKKISTALAFSIATLATGFLVGSCGDNTTPNGTANNASTATPAANSTTTSSAKGLKIGSLLPTTGDLASVGQQMLGSVPLLVDTVNACGGVNGEPVTLVQVDDQTDPRAGAAGMTKLATLDKVAGVVGSFASSVSSAAVSIATPNKVMLVSPGSTSPVFTEKAQKGDYKGFWARTAPPDTYQALALAQLARKKGFKRVSTVVINNDYGVGFEKAFVQTFEKLGGTIVNKDKPVRYDPKAQTFDTEAAAAFAGKPDAVLAVLYAETGSLFLKAAYQQGVAKGVQILLTDGVKSPTFPEQVGKGGDGKYILTGAIGTVPGSDGKALEAFNKLWKDKKGGAPGEYAPQAWDAAALLTLAAQAAKQNTGVGIASKIREVADGPGTEVTDVCEGLKLLQDGKKINYQGASGNVDVDANGDVVGVYDVWTVGDDGTIKVIDKVTPK, via the coding sequence ATGAAAAAAATTAGCACCGCCTTAGCCTTTAGTATAGCTACCCTAGCAACTGGGTTTCTGGTTGGGTCTTGTGGTGATAACACTACCCCCAACGGTACAGCTAACAACGCAAGTACTGCTACTCCAGCGGCAAACTCAACTACTACAAGCAGTGCTAAAGGACTAAAAATTGGTTCCCTGCTACCAACAACAGGTGACTTGGCTTCTGTAGGACAGCAGATGCTAGGTTCTGTTCCTTTACTTGTCGATACAGTCAACGCTTGCGGTGGGGTGAATGGCGAACCTGTTACTTTGGTGCAAGTAGACGACCAAACCGACCCAAGAGCTGGAGCTGCCGGTATGACCAAACTTGCAACTTTAGATAAAGTTGCAGGTGTAGTTGGTTCCTTTGCCAGTAGCGTTTCTAGTGCAGCAGTCTCGATTGCCACGCCAAATAAAGTCATGCTGGTTTCTCCTGGTAGTACCAGTCCCGTCTTTACTGAAAAGGCCCAAAAAGGCGACTATAAAGGCTTTTGGGCACGTACAGCCCCCCCCGATACATATCAAGCGCTAGCTTTAGCCCAACTTGCCAGAAAAAAAGGTTTTAAGCGAGTTTCTACAGTCGTGATTAATAATGACTATGGCGTAGGGTTTGAAAAAGCATTCGTGCAAACTTTTGAAAAATTGGGTGGAACTATAGTTAATAAAGATAAGCCTGTCCGCTACGATCCAAAAGCCCAAACATTTGATACAGAAGCGGCTGCTGCTTTTGCTGGTAAACCAGATGCAGTCCTGGCTGTACTCTATGCAGAAACTGGTAGTCTGTTCCTGAAAGCCGCCTATCAACAAGGTGTGGCGAAGGGAGTACAGATTCTGTTGACAGATGGGGTTAAATCACCGACTTTTCCCGAACAAGTTGGCAAAGGCGGTGATGGTAAATATATCTTAACAGGAGCGATCGGTACAGTACCCGGTTCCGATGGTAAAGCATTAGAAGCTTTCAACAAACTGTGGAAAGATAAAAAGGGTGGTGCGCCAGGGGAATACGCTCCTCAAGCTTGGGATGCAGCTGCTTTATTGACATTGGCGGCGCAAGCTGCTAAACAAAATACAGGCGTTGGTATAGCCAGCAAAATTCGGGAAGTTGCTGATGGCCCTGGCACAGAAGTTACTGATGTCTGCGAGGGACTAAAATTACTTCAAGATGGTAAAAAAATTAACTACCAAGGAGCCAGTGGCAACGTAGATGTCGATGCTAACGGCGATGTCGTTGGTGTATACGATGTTTGGACAGTAGGAGATGATGGCACAATCAAGGTGATTGACAAAGTTACCCCTAAATAA
- the crtB gene encoding 15-cis-phytoene synthase CrtB, which yields MLQLPDSPPRMKTLVSVDESYKLCRHLTAKYAKTFYLGTLLMSPVKRQSIWSIYAWCRRTDELVDGPASAITTPETLDLWEQQLESIFAGRPLENYDVALVDTLQRFPMDIQPFRDMIAGQRMDLYRSRYETFEELYLYCYRVAGTVGLMSTSVMGVDNTIYAAPWRQNIQPYVPTEEAIALGIANQLTNILRDVGEDAKRGRIYVPLEDLAKFNYTEQDFFNGVVDERWRALMRFQIARARQFYTISDRGITYLAADARWPVWAASMLYGQILEVIERNGYDVFSQRAYVPQWKKLRTLPIAWMRSQVL from the coding sequence ATGCTGCAACTGCCTGATTCCCCGCCGCGCATGAAAACGCTGGTCTCTGTAGACGAGTCATACAAACTTTGTCGGCATCTCACAGCAAAGTATGCCAAGACTTTTTACCTGGGTACTTTGCTTATGAGTCCGGTAAAACGTCAATCTATTTGGTCAATTTACGCTTGGTGTCGCCGTACAGATGAATTGGTGGATGGCCCCGCATCTGCTATTACCACGCCAGAAACCCTAGACCTATGGGAACAGCAGCTGGAATCCATTTTTGCGGGACGCCCATTAGAAAATTACGATGTAGCTTTAGTTGATACTCTCCAGCGCTTTCCGATGGACATTCAGCCATTTCGGGATATGATTGCCGGTCAGCGCATGGACTTATATCGCAGTCGTTATGAAACCTTTGAGGAGTTATACCTCTACTGTTACCGTGTTGCTGGCACTGTTGGCTTAATGTCAACATCAGTTATGGGTGTGGATAACACCATATATGCAGCACCGTGGCGGCAAAACATCCAACCTTATGTTCCCACAGAAGAAGCGATCGCTCTGGGAATTGCCAATCAACTCACCAACATCCTGCGGGATGTGGGAGAAGATGCCAAACGGGGACGGATCTACGTTCCCCTTGAGGACTTGGCAAAATTCAACTATACCGAGCAAGATTTCTTCAATGGTGTGGTAGATGAGCGTTGGCGGGCATTGATGCGCTTTCAAATTGCTCGGGCCCGCCAATTCTATACCATATCCGATCGGGGAATTACTTATTTAGCAGCAGATGCTCGTTGGCCGGTTTGGGCAGCATCAATGCTGTACGGTCAAATTTTGGAGGTGATTGAACGCAACGGTTACGATGTATTCAGTCAGCGGGCTTACGTTCCCCAGTGGAAAAAGTTACGCACCTTGCCCATAGCTTGGATGCGATCGCAAGTCCTTTAA